The DNA segment CCTGGTCTCTGCGGATGCCGATTATGGCTTTGACGATGTGGCGCATGATCCGGTGATCCCGAACCCGGATAAAATCATCTGTGTCGGCTTGAACTATCATGCCCATATCGAGGAAACCGGCCGCGAAGAAACCCCGAACCCGGTGCTTTTTGCGCGCTATCAGGGGTCGCAGATCGGGCACAATGCGCCGCTGATCAAACCGCTTGAATCGGATAAATTCGACTATGAGGGTGAGGTCGCCGTGATCATCGGCAAAGAGGGCCGCCGCATTTCGGAAGCGGATGCGATGGATTATGTGGCGGGCTATGCCTGTTACAACGACGGGTCCGTGCGCGATTGGCAAAAGCACACGCATCAATTCATGCCGGGCAAAACCTTTGCCGGGACGGGCGGTTTTGGCCCGTGGATGGTGACGGCGGATGAGATCGAAGATCACACCAAAATGCGTCTCCAAACCCGGTTGAATGGCGAAACCGTACAAGACACCACGCTCGATATGCTGGTCTGTTCGATCCCGCGTTTGATTGCCTATTGCTCGACCATCCTGCCGCTGTTGCCCGGCGATGTGATTGTTTCCGGTACGCCGGGCGGGGTTGGCGCGCGTCGCACACCGCCGCTGTTCATGAAAGACGGTGATATTTGTGAAGTCGAAGTGTCAGGCGTTGGCATTTTGTCCAACCCGGTCAAAGCGGAAGTCTAAGGCTTACGCACAGGGTCGGAGTGTGGCAGTCTCAGGCGATGATGGCTTCTGGTTCCGACACCTCTGCGACCTCTTCTGGCGGGTCCGTGCGCGCGCTTGCGCGTGGGCTTGCCATTTTGCGCTATGTGAACCGGATGGGCGAAACCCGACCCGGTGAAATTGCCAAGGCGCTGAACCTGCCGCGCCCGACCGTCTACCGGCTTTTGGAAACGTTGGAGGAATTGGGCTATGTCGCCTTTTCCGCCACCTCCAATTATGTGCGCGTGACGCGATTTGCCGCCGCTTTGGGCGATGGCTATGCCTTGACCTCTGAACTGTCACAGGCGGCGGGGCCTTTGTTTGCCGAATATGGTCAACGGCTTGTCTGGCCGCTTGATCTGACCATTTACAACAATGCAGCGATGGTCATTCAGGAGACCACCCATGGCCGGTCTCCGCTGTCGATTGACCGGGGCATGACCGGGTATAAATTACCGGTGTTGCGCACCTCGGCGGGGCGGGCCTATCTGAGTTTTTGTTCGGATGAGGAACGGCTTTTGATCCTAGAACATCTGCGTCGGCTCAATGATCCTGAGGATGTTCCGTTTTTGGAACCGCGCTGGTTGGAGCAATTGTTTGAACAGACCCGCGCACGTGGCGTCGCCATCCGCGACAGTGGCGAATTTCGCGCGCAAACAGCATCGCTTGCCGTGCCGATCAGATCGGGCGGCAATGTTTTGGGCTGTGTCTCGATCATCTGGATTCGCAGCGCCATGAGCACCGGCAAAGCGCGCGAGACCTTCACCGCAGCTCTCTCAGAGCTTGCCGATAAAATCGCCGGGTCCTTGCCGGATTGACCGCCCAGCCCACGGCAAACACCGCATGTGCACTGTCTGATGGATGGACAGGGGCACGCTTTGGTTTGCCTTTCTCCGCCCCTGATCTACCTCAGAGTCAAATTATAGGGATGCGCAAAATGAAACTGTTCCATTCTCCGGGCTCCTGCTCACTGGGTATTCGTATTCTGCTCGAACAGATCGGGTGCCCCTACACGGTGGAGGTCACGGACCTGAAACAGGGCGCGCAGCGCAGCGCATCCTATCTGGCGCTGAACCCAAAGGGAAAGGTGCCGGCGCTGTTGCTGCCGAATGGCGATGTTTTGACCGAATTTCCGGTGATTGCCTATTGGCTGGCCCGCCGCTTTCCAGATGCGGCGCTGTTGCCCAAAGCGTTGGAGCAGGAGGTGCGTGTGATGGAACTGACCGAACATATCGTCTCTGGCCTGCATATGCGGGGGTCGGTGTTTGCCATGATGCCGCAGAAATTCACCTCCGATCCGACGGTTCAGACGGAGTTGCGTCAGCACGGGCAGGGCGTTGTGACCGACGGGTTTGATCGCCTCACCCGTCAACTCGGCGACGGACCTTATCTGTTCGACGGGTTCACCATCGCAGATGCTGCCGCCTATTATCTTTTGTCATGGCACGACCGGATTGGCGTCGAGCTTCCGGCTGCCCTTCAGGCCTATGTCGACCGGCTGTCACAGCGGCCTTCGATTGTCGCAAGCCTCGCGTGACATGTGGCACTGGACGATGCTGGTTAGCGTATAACAGCCTGTTGCACGCAAACGGGCGTGGGAGCGCAAACATGGATCAGCCCCGTTTTTAGGCTTCACAGCGCCCATGATTCCCATTAGGAAAAACCCGCTTTGGTCCGGGCGGTTCTCCGTCCGGTTAAAAGGGAATGTGGTTCGGTTCACCCAATGGGTGCCAAGTCCACAACTGCCCCCGCAACTGTAGGCGGAGAGCGAAGCCGGAAAATGCCACTGTCGCACATTGGGCGACGGGAAGGTTCGGCCCAGCTAAGACCCGTGAGTCAGGAGACCTGCCAAGGTGCTCACCCTGTTCGGACGCGTGGGGCGTGCCGGGCTGCGGACGTTCCGCATGTGGTGATTTCACCGTCTGCGGGGGGTCACTTTCCCTCGACTGACATTGTTCACATCCGCGACCTTCAAGGGGCGTTTTCGAGGGATATACATGAACCGCTTTACCGTTTTGGCCGCATCCGCTGGCCTGCTCTCACTCTCCGCGCCGGTTGTCGCGCAGGACACATTCGTTTTGGACGAGATCATCGTCACCGGCGGGCTATCCCCGATTGCCGCCGAAAAATATGGCCGCGCCGTCAGTGTCGTGACCGCAGATGACATCAAGGATCGCGGCA comes from the Celeribacter baekdonensis genome and includes:
- a CDS encoding fumarylacetoacetate hydrolase family protein is translated as MKLCSFTKDGTSSYGLVTEAGIVDLGKRFGAPTLRDFLATGDMAAAAALVSADADYGFDDVAHDPVIPNPDKIICVGLNYHAHIEETGREETPNPVLFARYQGSQIGHNAPLIKPLESDKFDYEGEVAVIIGKEGRRISEADAMDYVAGYACYNDGSVRDWQKHTHQFMPGKTFAGTGGFGPWMVTADEIEDHTKMRLQTRLNGETVQDTTLDMLVCSIPRLIAYCSTILPLLPGDVIVSGTPGGVGARRTPPLFMKDGDICEVEVSGVGILSNPVKAEV
- a CDS encoding DNA-binding transcriptional regulator codes for the protein MMASGSDTSATSSGGSVRALARGLAILRYVNRMGETRPGEIAKALNLPRPTVYRLLETLEELGYVAFSATSNYVRVTRFAAALGDGYALTSELSQAAGPLFAEYGQRLVWPLDLTIYNNAAMVIQETTHGRSPLSIDRGMTGYKLPVLRTSAGRAYLSFCSDEERLLILEHLRRLNDPEDVPFLEPRWLEQLFEQTRARGVAIRDSGEFRAQTASLAVPIRSGGNVLGCVSIIWIRSAMSTGKARETFTAALSELADKIAGSLPD
- a CDS encoding glutathione S-transferase family protein, which translates into the protein MKLFHSPGSCSLGIRILLEQIGCPYTVEVTDLKQGAQRSASYLALNPKGKVPALLLPNGDVLTEFPVIAYWLARRFPDAALLPKALEQEVRVMELTEHIVSGLHMRGSVFAMMPQKFTSDPTVQTELRQHGQGVVTDGFDRLTRQLGDGPYLFDGFTIADAAAYYLLSWHDRIGVELPAALQAYVDRLSQRPSIVASLA